The DNA window atatttgaGCTTGCTTCTTTAACCCAGCccacccatgactgggtagcctttgctgatttttcggagggatcaggcgaggtcccaccTCGTCGCCTAAGGGGAACACAATagtattaatttcattctgattatactcactgaccatagttgttttggctaatttttcatggccggatgcctttcctgccgccaaccctccccatttacccgggcttgggaccagcaccaagttTTTAATTATAGCTTAAACTTCtaacactgaattaattcatggatacatcaaggtcttcttcagcttcaggtatatcaatcaaattattcccttcatgtctcctGTTCCATCCgacgttgccttttttcatcttctgttgttataacagatccatctctttttgatgggtatatgctgcttcttaaTTGCCcctgtagaaatttcattaataattctatgagcaattcttacaccatagccactccctgaattcatagcattgtcagTCTCGCCAACTttcctgtgtaaatattctctcctggcttttcttttgaccttactatcaatactgaaatacttagcatgatccaccttgtaattataattacttccttgaaaactttcagcaattaatatctgtctttgtcttctttttaaagtattccaagtatcatttaatatctatggttttctccttgtaactgcatgtcccaaaacttcactaccaacctactggtatatgttcttaatttcacaccattcttcattaattgactATTCTTCGTCTTAAATTCTCtaggactgcaaatcgattcctacattcatatGCAAACGTTTCTATGCTCATCTTCTAGATGCttggttttatcaaacctaggtggTTTAAGTTTTAATTAGAAAAATACGTGGAATGCTCCCATGACCGGAGTGCCAACAAGATAAAACATATTCGAACATGTCAGCCAGAAAGAGCATGGTCTTGGCTATTTTACAGTTGCTGGCAATCGATATTCGCCAGGAAACAAAGTCGTGAGGTGATAGTTGTTAAAAGAAGGTTTTTTGCCCCATGGAACGTGAGGATTTTGagataaacaatataaaatttttAGTAAAGCTTGGTTGGAAAGGAACAGAGATCATTCAAGCCTTGCAGAACGTTTATGGGGATCATGCTCCGAAGAAAACTTGCATTTTCAAATGGATTGAAAGATTTCGAGATGGTAGAGAAGCGGTTGAAGATGATGAGGGTTGTGGGAgaccaacaacctcaaaaactttagaaaatgttGATGCTCTTAGGAGCCTAGTCGAAGAAGATAGGAGATTGACAGTTTATCAGATAGCTCAGATTATGATCATATTAGTTGGTTCAGCTCATTCGATTTTGCATGCCGACTTAGGCCTCGGCAAGCTTTCGGCGCGGTGGGCCCCAAAAACGTTGCAACCAGATCAGCTAAATCTTAGAAGTGAATTGATAACAGAAATTTTGACCAAAATTGAAGCGAATGAAGACAACTTTTTCAGTCGAATCATCACTTGCGATGAAACATGGGTTTACCAGTATGATCCTGAAACAACACAGCAGTCAAAATATTGGCTTCCCCGCAGATCATTTAGTTCAATCAAATTCAAGAGAGGTCTGTCAACAAGGTAATGGcaatgggggattagtcattcccctgccggttacaccgttgctggcataggaagcccggcttccctaatccacaactgaaagtggtagtacaattgccaccacctttctcccttgtggactagaagacatgtcttatatccggcaatgtcttagactaaggaatcgttattcctcagTCGCCCAAGACGGCACCGGCTAGGAAATtgtgtttccttgatttgcagccgaaagcaggaggcatacctgccaccttctttctatgcaatatataagaccctttcccttcccccttctgtcctttagtgacggcctagccgtcacggcccctgtggccggtattctacaatcaccccacttgccgggctgattacgatgccggccgggctcctacaaaggcggttagattGCTGCTTCGACCTTTCCGCTAACGGAAGCAAGGcaccgggaaaggttgtgccggccatgacggctgccggcgggagacccattacaactttgagtattatTCAGTCCTActttggtctgccatccacaaaccctgtaaccggcagtgcagccggcagCAGAtattgtggatggatggaagctagaattagtTCATTCTCTCCCtgtccatttgaatcctcattctggaaagaaagcAGTAGAGACaatagtccctacaaccctaattattatactaaactataataatacggtagtcctatctccattctttctctctctgccggctagtgccgccaggtactagcctagcccggtagtataccggcagaactacagtataagattctacagtagccagtattcctgcagtatagcaaatacagcagttagaaaactacagtatataacatacagtagtatgattttccaacatactttGTGTATCCtgtcacagtccattgttgagaccgctaagcaaatgttgaggtgaagcatttcttcaacattctgatgtatcctagatcatcagaacacaaaaatttttaccctacagtattaatatttcacttgtgggagagttagtgctagtatacactgactccagctctaagtactagagctattccaccctgtatttccctaataaggaaattttgaaataatattgagggaggtcacagcaattgcctggacaggaaacacagatatatgtcttaactatttcctttctagcttactatcctaagctataattataatagtaaggtttactatttaatgcatgtgcatatatttatgagtatgataaattaccccatactcatttcactctttctttccttacaggaggaggctaaggtgaagtgtgcagttatgtactgcaaccacaaaagtagggactttgtggtcacaagatgtgcaggtcccatgccccctgctccattgcaactgaaaccctgaggtattgggatccggagggttgcaccgtctgctcggccttgatgtccgagggtttcggtgatcccaagacaGCGGAggcgagggatactgcgagggaaacgcttcgaaagtgggtaagagggttcctgaagaactctccgggaccttacctactaaGCGAAAcgatgagaagccttctgttccatAAGGCAACAtcccgaggaggaagaaggatccgtatcgacagtgacggaagaccctctactgtctgtgatggcatatcaacctatgccgtcaacctcttcggccctaacccctcaaccagacccgctgttATCCAAGGGCGAAGCGCTCATGGTGCAAATCCAATTGATGATGGAAACTATGcgcaaggaacagcaagagatgagaAGGGAAATCAGGGAAGCACACCGCTCAGCCGCTTTTAGCGGCTCCCACAAGCGGCCCAAAGTCTCTGACTTGCCccaatgctccaaaaccaacccctggaggtatgcggagttcatgcccatgatgaatgggaaactctacgtctcggagaagataGGGGCCATACCCCTcaacgatctccaattctggccgaacatttcggcttacccggaatgcTTCGTGAGATTGAAGAATGAACCTGCATCtcaagaagagacggaacctaaggaggtcatggtctttaaTCATTACAAGGCACAgactctcttgacgagtagcctgaagaaagccgGCTATATTGATTTGAAGGTTTCTGCTTTGAGGAAGAGGcatcctaccttccttgctccttcctccagagcttttccctttacggctaaagctctccactgcgtgctaaaagcagttgatgcgggcaaaccatgccctacactagaggaatgtaaaccattgtctctagccctgcctaccggcaagaaggattggaacgaggtccatctaaccttctcgatcTTGAAACTAGATCCAgatattgcaggacagcagttcaacgagaaccttctgaagttgtcggactttcttctgcgaagggaacaggagacaaaagagagactatccgcctctttgtctctccagaactgtatggagttGTGTGCAGGCATCtcaagtaccccagatatgtacacggtcctagccaagatgcacatggctactctAGTAAAGGACATTTAcactttcgtgaaggccaggagggcctctagagagtacgtgtttgccaatgcagtggtcaagcacgaacccaggaagttgattacttcatgtatctggggcaaggacctcttcccaaaggaagcagtccaagaggtagcagctaaagctgccacggagaataggaaccttctccaaaagtggggcatgtcttccaagaggaaattatcctctgacgctggtccccaacccaagaacaggaagacgaagaagccacgagggcctcatagacctgcacagcatcccacagttaccatgaccacagtgccccaaatggttgcccagctgcAAACCACATTCCAAATGGTGCCTCAGCAGTTAGTAGTTCAGTCaccagactttattattattattattattatcattactagccaagctttgAGAGACACACCACTACCTGTTGCCCTAAAGATAGAGGATCTAGAAGAGGTTTCTCATGAAACCCccccaaggggtagaggaggacgtagtcagggtaacaaaccctccgggtcatctaagcaatgagatgctccaggtaggaggaagactcttccactttcggggtcgttggaccttcgattcctgagcccacagcctaatcaagaatggactagggtggaaatggaacaataatccaccttcctttcctcaattcttccaaaacACCactcccttattggaagaatatatcttagaactcttgaacaaaaaggtcataaggaaagcaaagtccatcaaattccagggaaggctgttttgtgttcccaagaaggactcggacaaactcagagtcattctagacttgtctccactcaacaagatcatcgagaacaacaagttccggatgttaaccttacaacacataaggaccctgttaccgaaaggggcgtacacagtctcaatagacctggcagatgcttactggcaccttccagtcagctgccccctctcctcctacctaggattcaagctacagaagacaaagtatgtcttcatagccatgccctttggactaaacatagccccaaggatattcacaaaacttgcagacacagtcgtacaacagctacactTAGAAGACATTCAGTTaacagcatacctggacgactggctggtgtgggcagcatccaagactgctcgtctgcaggcagccacgaaggtgatccagttcctggaccatctgggcttcaggatcaactacaagaagtctcacctctccccagctcaagagtttcaatggttaggaatccattgggacttgcagtcacaacgcctctccattccaccgaagaagagagagattgcgggttctgtcaagagactactgaaatccaacaagatttcaagatgccaacaggaaagagtactgggctctatccagtttgcagcagtaacagacccagtactgaaagcacaactgaaggatgcgtcaggagtctggagaagatgggcatcaaatgctcgaagagatcaacagagatcgacaccGACCTTGCTGCGATCGCTTCTGAGACCGTGGTctaaggtcaagagcctagcaaggacaattCCTTTACAACtacctcaaccgtcagtagtcatccacacagatgcctcaccggaaggatggggaggccattcttatcaaaggaaagtacaagggaactggtcacaccagttcaagacctttcacatcaacattctggaagccatggcagtcttcctaacattgaagaaactatcccctcacagatcagcccacgtcaagttggtcatggacagcgaggtgatagtgaaatgtctgaaccgacaaggctcgagatcgccctacatcaatcacgtgatgttggccatctttcgcttggcaagaaagaaaagatggcacttatcagcagttcacctacaagggttccgcaatgtgacagcggatgctctatccagtcGAAAACtgatagtcagaatggtctctagatgcagattcattctccttcatcttggaaaaagtcccggaactgcagatcgacctcttcgcaatgagcgacaacaagaaactacctcgatatgtggccccatacgaggaccctcgggcagaagcgacggacgttatgtccctcgattggaacaaatgaaattattattattattattattactatccaagctacaaccctcattggaaaagcaagatgctataagcccaggggctccaatagggaaaaatagcccagtgaggaaaggaaataaggaaataaataactgaagagaacaaattaacaataaatcattctaaaaaaagtaatgtcaaaagagatatgtcatatataaactattaacgtcaaaaacaaatatgtcatacataaactataaaaagactcatgtccgcctggtcaacaaaaaagcatttgctccaactttgaacttttgaagttctactgattcaacaacccgattaggaagatcattccacaacttggtaacagctggaataaaacttctagagtactgcgtagtattgagtcttatgatggagaaggcctggctattagaattaactgcctgcctagtattacgaacagaatagaattgtccaaggagatctgaatgtaaagaatggtcagagttatgaaaaatcttatgcaacatgcataatgaactaattgaacgacggtgccagagattaatatctagatcaggaataagaaatttaatagaccgtaagtttctgtccaacaaattaagatgagaatcagcagctgaagaccagacaggagaacaatactcaaaacaaggtagaataaaagaattaaaacacttcttcagaatagattgatcaccgaatatcttaaaagactttctcaataagccaattttttgtgcaattgaagaagacagaccttatatgtttctcaaaagtaaatttgctgtcgagaatcacacctaaaattttgaaagagtcatacaaatttaaagaaacattatcaatactgagatccggatgttgaggagccaccgtccttgacctacttacaatcatactttgggttttgttaggattcaacttcataccccataatttgcaccatgcactaattttagctaaatctctattaagggattcaccaaccccagatctacattcaggggatggaattgatgcaaagagagtagcatcatctgcatatgcaacaagcttattttctaggccaaaccacatgtcatgtgtatatagtatgaaaagtaatgggccaagaacactaccctgtggaacaccggatatcatattcctatactcactatggtgcccatcaacaacaactctgagatctactacttaaaaaatcaataataatgctaagaaacgacccacccactcccaactgtttcagtttgaaaacaatggcctcatgattaacacggtcaaaggcagcactaaaatcaaggccaatcatacgaacttcccgaccacaatcaagggatttctgtacggcattggagattgtaagaagggcatcacatgctccaaggcctttacgaaaaccaaattgcaaactagggaatagatgattaccttcagcaaacctattaagacgttttgcctgaagacgttcaaaaactttagataatatgggagttatagaaattgggcggtaatcagtgggacattacccattctccaacaagtgctaaaagctcctcttcttgctaacttgcgcaaagtaacagataactttggagctaagaaatctgctgtctttataaaaaacaaaggaaaaataccatttgggtctacaccgccataagcatcaaggtccatcaacagagctttaatctcacgagatcgaaaagctaaactagttagtttagcctcaggaaaacaggaatgaggaagttcaagtttttcagtactctgtttactgtcaaaaacatcagccaaaagggttgccttttcctttggacagtgagtgactgagccatctggtttaagtaaaggaagaactgttgcatccacacaaaagagtgcagatttaagggtaaaccaccatttatgttcctgagtttgtaccagagagggtttcttttatgattaaattgtactccatttcagttgaggcataaactctctgagcaaaacctcgaagctgagtatagttgttccaggtcaaatctgatctgttccctccaacaaatttcatgctgaaggtcctcaacaagctgagatccttcaaggggacagcagcagtagtggcccccaaatggcccaagagcaatttgaTCCCTCTAGTGATAGACCTGAAGCTGAGGCTGTTTTctctaccgaatccagttctatcccaactggttcaggagtcgactgtctaca is part of the Palaemon carinicauda isolate YSFRI2023 chromosome 15, ASM3689809v2, whole genome shotgun sequence genome and encodes:
- the LOC137654204 gene encoding protein GVQW3-like, producing the protein MEREDFEINNIKFLVKLGWKGTEIIQALQNVYGDHAPKKTCIFKWIERFRDGREAVEDDEGCGRPTTSKTLENVDALRSLVEEDRRLTVYQIAQIMIILVGSAHSILHADLGLGKLSARWAPKTLQPDQLNLRSELITEILTKIEANEDNFFSRIITCDETWVYQYDPETTQQSKYWLPRRSFSSIKFKRGLSTR